CAGGCCGGTGTAGGCCTTTTATCCAGGCTTTCCCATTTGGCGTCATATTGTGCCAAAGCACTATTAATCAGGCTTATAAAGCAAAAAAAAAGGAAGAGTTTTCTTTTCATAAGTGAAAAGCGTTTGAAGCGTTTTAAGGTTTTTATATATAGGGTAAAATTACCGATTTTTTATGATAATTTTCACCCAAAATTTTCAAGATTTATAGAATGCCAAGATACCTGATCTTTACCATTCTTTTTTTAAAGCTTAGAAATCAGGAAATCAGCACTTCTTTTCAATGCCACATCAGGGTTAGCTACCATGTCTTGCTCAACAAAGAAATGCTCCACTCCTACTTCTTTGGCTTTTTTCACAATAGCTTCCAGGTCAAGCACGCCATCGCCAGCAGAGGCCATGAGCGGAAACATTGGAATCCAATCGCCCATACTTCCTCCGTCTCCTGCAAACTGCTTTTTTTCTTTCATATCTTTGAGATGCAACATTTTGTATCTATTGGGATATTTATTCAATAGAGCGATAGGGTCAGCCCCTCCACAAGTAGTCCAGAAAATATCCATTTCAAAAATACCAGTTTCGGGTCGGTGTTTTTTAGAATTATTTCCAGAGGTATCACTCCGTTTTGTGGTTTTATGCCATAGCCATGATTGTGATAGCCAAATTTTACTCCATTCTTCCTGGCATTTTCTCCAATTTTATTGAAGGTCTCCGCTATTCTTTTATAATCATCCAAAGTCTTGCGGCGGTCATCGGGAATAGCCGGTAATGTAACATATTTCCAACCCATAATCTGAGCTGCCTCGCACAATGCCCCCATATTGTTTTCAAGCGTATCAAGATCAGTGTGAGTACCAGGAGAGGACAAACCGTTGTCTTTCAACATTTTTTTTACTTCCAAAGCAGATTTTCCAAAATAACCACTTCCAGAAAAGCCAAGCATTTTCCCGGTAGCCTCCCAGCCTTTTTTGGCACTTTCGGCACTAAATGGATAAGGACCAAACAATTCCAACTCTTTATATCCCTGGGTAGCGAGCATTTTAAGGCCACCTTCAAAGTTTTCTGAAAGCATTTTTGGAATAGAAAAAAGCTGAATCCCAAGTTTGTTTTCCTGCTTTAATTGAGCCATAACTTCACCCAAAGAACCCAGGCTCATAGTAGTAGCCAAAGCACCTGCACTTTTCAAAAACTCTCTTCTGTTTTTCATAATATTGAAATAGTATATTTATTATCAGTAAATTAATTTATAAAAAGGTTCAAAACCAGATAAAAAAGAGATGGACAAACCAAACAGCCTAATCCGGTATAAAACGTTGCGGTCACGGTTCCATAAGGAACTAAAGCCGGGTCTGTGGCTGCCAATCCGGCGGCTACGCCACTGTTGGTCCCCATTAGTCCACCATAAGCCATGGCGGCTTCGGGGTTATTGAGGCCAATTTTTGGTGCGAAAACTGGTGTCAAAATGGTTATTCCTATGGCTTTTACAACTCCTGTAGCTATGCTCAAAGCGATAACATCAGAACTAGCATTTAGGGCTGCCCCTGTTACTGGTCCCACAATATAGGTACATGCCCCAGCACCAATTGTACAAAGCGAAACGGCATCGCGATATCCCCAAATGTAAGCTATAGCGACACCGCAAATAAAGAAGAACGTAATACCCACAAACAATGATACCAAACCCAAAATTCCTGCTCTTTTCATAACCAGAAAACTTGCTCCTAAAGCAGAGGCCACAATTGAAAAATCACGAAACATTGCCCCGCCAAGCACGCCAACTCCTTTGAAAATTTCAATATCAGCTAATCCTTTTTCTCCATTTGAAATAAGACCGCCAAAGTACGCCAGCACAAGTCCCATCAATATGGCGAGAGCTGAAGAAGGTATCTTATTTCTAAGAACTTTTCTTGTGAAAAGCTCAGAAAAAAGAATGATTACTGCAACGACAAGAATTCCTGCCACCAAACCGTTTTTATCCAAAAGTTTTTCTAAAATTTTCATTAATTGCGGGGTTTAAGTTTTTGAACAAAATAAGGAAAAAACCAAAAAACCAAGACAGCTGGCACCAGTCCTGCAATAATGGCCAAAAAACCACTCGATACTGCCACTTTAACATTCTGACTTGCCGACATAGCAATTACTACCGGCACATACATCACATTCCAGTAATCAATTCCTTTTTTGAAATCCTCATTTACCAGGTTTTTCTTTTTCAAAAAATCTTTGGCCAAAATCAAAATAATCATTGCAAAGCCTACTCCGCCCACATTGGCTTTTACCCCAAGCCAGACACCAAGCTCTTCACCCAGAAACTGGCCACTTAGAAAAGAAAATGCCAGGAGACCCAGTCCGTACATCAGTGCATTCATACAAATATCTTTTTTACATCGTTTTTAGTAACCTTTCCCATCGCATTCCGGGGCAACTCCTCAACCTTTATATACTTTCGGGGTGTCTTGTAAGCTGGCATATTTTGCCTCATCCAATCATTTAGTTTTTTAAAATCCAAATCACTTTCAGGACTCAAAACAGCCGCCGCTACCACCTCACCCCATTCTTCATCAGGAATACCAACCACACAGCAATCAGAGATTTCGGGATGTTTTCGCAGAACTTCTTCTATTTCCAAAGCCGAAATTTTGTAACCGCCTGATTTTATGATATCGACAGAATCTCTCCCTAAAATGCGATAATAACCGTTTTCGACCACCGCAATGTCTCCCGTCATAAACCATCCATCGTCAGTAAATGATTTTTTGGTAGCCTCCGGTTTATTCCAATATTCTTTAAATACATTGGATCCCTTTACCTGAATTTCACCTGGTTCTGTTTCTT
The sequence above is a segment of the Cytophagaceae bacterium genome. Coding sequences within it:
- the madM gene encoding malonate transporter subunit MadM, with the translated sequence MKILEKLLDKNGLVAGILVVAVIILFSELFTRKVLRNKIPSSALAILMGLVLAYFGGLISNGEKGLADIEIFKGVGVLGGAMFRDFSIVASALGASFLVMKRAGILGLVSLFVGITFFFICGVAIAYIWGYRDAVSLCTIGAGACTYIVGPVTGAALNASSDVIALSIATGVVKAIGITILTPVFAPKIGLNNPEAAMAYGGLMGTNSGVAAGLAATDPALVPYGTVTATFYTGLGCLVCPSLFYLVLNLFIN
- the madL gene encoding malonate transporter subunit MadL, with the protein product MNALMYGLGLLAFSFLSGQFLGEELGVWLGVKANVGGVGFAMIILILAKDFLKKKNLVNEDFKKGIDYWNVMYVPVVIAMSASQNVKVAVSSGFLAIIAGLVPAVLVFWFFPYFVQKLKPRN